A single window of Halotalea alkalilenta DNA harbors:
- a CDS encoding cysteine dioxygenase, with amino-acid sequence MTEAIRSTSSAAPSPQGGIARLRDFVIDFSTLLDASPSEAQILDQGGALLASLVRHDDWLPDEYAAPHPEYYSQYLLYADASERFSVVSFVWGPGQRTPIHDHATWGLIGMLRGEERSQRFIHDQGRWLPHRHPDHLRPGDIDRLSPSAGDVHQVSNAFDDQVSISIHVYGGNIGAIRRSVFTADGERKPFISGYSNDRIPNLWDRSKERRP; translated from the coding sequence ATGACTGAAGCGATCCGCTCTACTTCAAGCGCTGCGCCATCCCCTCAGGGCGGTATCGCTCGGCTGCGCGATTTCGTGATCGATTTTTCGACGCTGCTAGATGCGTCGCCGAGCGAGGCGCAGATTCTCGACCAGGGCGGCGCACTGCTGGCCAGCCTGGTACGCCATGATGACTGGCTGCCGGACGAATACGCCGCTCCCCATCCCGAGTACTACAGCCAGTACCTGCTCTACGCCGATGCCAGCGAGCGATTCTCGGTGGTCAGCTTCGTCTGGGGTCCTGGGCAGCGCACTCCGATTCACGATCACGCGACCTGGGGGCTGATCGGCATGCTGCGTGGCGAGGAGCGCTCGCAGCGCTTCATTCACGATCAGGGCCGCTGGCTGCCCCATCGCCATCCCGACCATCTGCGGCCCGGCGATATCGACCGGCTGTCACCGAGTGCCGGAGACGTCCACCAGGTCAGCAACGCGTTCGACGACCAAGTCTCGATCAGCATCCACGTCTACGGCGGCAACATCGGCGCGATCCGGCGCTCGGTGTTCACTGCCGATGGCGAACGAAAACCCTTCATTTCCGGTTACTCGAACGATCGCATCCCCAATCTATGGGACAGATCCAAGGAGCGCAGACCATGA
- a CDS encoding rhodanese-like domain-containing protein yields MSNALLDKAPSSTDRADAAGVALLDFASGVERIKRRLIEGEEIALLDVREEAEHATGHPLFASHLALSNLELHVYARLPRREVPIVTFDAGGDDDRAVRAAIRLRALGYSDVTVFEQGVAGWVAGGGEPFIDVNAPSKAFGELVESERHTPSLSADELKALIESDTPPVILDARRFEEYQNMSIPTGVSVPGAELALRVAALAPDPATRVVVNCAGRTRSIIGTQSLINVGIPNRVEALRNGTIGWTLAGHALEHGQTRRYTDTAAAPELRAKARKLADRAGVRRADERVLSGFRADTARTTYYLDVRSPQEFLAGHLAGFLSAPGGQLVQETEAVASVRGARIVLSDDDGVRANLTGHWLAQMNWEVWVHDQVEPQRLTAQGSKPSLPAHREVPLVTPRQLAQWLEDGEPVGVFDLTSSANYVAGHIPGAAYVQRAELARLLGADRPERVVLTCGSSLLAGYAAAELLDLGFDDVAVLDGGNQAWRSEGLPLESGETRLLSARRDRYRRPYEGHDNPREAMEAYLEWEFGLVEQLQRDGTHGFKVLGPA; encoded by the coding sequence ATGAGCAACGCCCTGCTGGACAAGGCACCCTCCTCCACCGACCGCGCCGACGCCGCAGGCGTTGCGCTTCTCGACTTCGCAAGCGGCGTCGAGCGGATCAAGCGGCGGTTGATCGAAGGCGAAGAGATCGCACTGCTCGACGTCCGCGAGGAGGCTGAGCATGCCACCGGGCATCCCCTGTTCGCGAGCCACCTGGCGCTGTCGAATCTCGAGCTGCACGTGTACGCACGGCTGCCGAGACGCGAGGTGCCGATCGTGACCTTCGACGCCGGCGGCGATGATGATCGCGCGGTGCGCGCGGCGATCCGTCTGCGCGCGCTCGGCTACAGCGACGTGACGGTATTCGAGCAGGGAGTGGCCGGCTGGGTCGCAGGGGGCGGCGAGCCGTTCATCGATGTCAACGCACCGAGCAAGGCGTTCGGCGAGCTGGTCGAGAGCGAGCGCCATACGCCGTCGCTGTCGGCGGACGAGCTCAAGGCACTGATCGAAAGCGATACGCCGCCGGTGATCCTCGATGCCCGCCGCTTCGAGGAGTACCAGAACATGAGCATCCCCACCGGGGTCAGCGTACCCGGTGCCGAGCTCGCGCTGCGGGTAGCGGCGCTGGCGCCGGACCCGGCGACTCGAGTGGTGGTCAACTGTGCCGGTCGTACCCGCAGCATCATCGGTACCCAGTCGCTGATCAACGTCGGCATCCCCAACCGGGTAGAGGCGCTGCGCAACGGTACCATCGGCTGGACGCTCGCCGGGCACGCCCTGGAGCATGGCCAGACTCGCCGCTACACCGACACCGCCGCCGCCCCCGAGCTACGCGCCAAGGCACGCAAGCTTGCCGATCGCGCCGGGGTTCGTCGCGCCGATGAGCGCGTGCTTTCAGGCTTTCGCGCCGATACCGCGCGCACCACCTACTACCTCGACGTGCGCAGTCCGCAGGAGTTCCTCGCCGGCCACCTGGCGGGGTTTCTCAGTGCTCCTGGCGGACAGCTGGTCCAGGAAACCGAGGCGGTGGCCAGCGTGCGCGGTGCGCGGATCGTGCTCAGCGACGATGATGGCGTGCGGGCCAATCTCACCGGCCACTGGCTGGCGCAGATGAACTGGGAAGTATGGGTGCACGACCAGGTCGAGCCGCAGCGGTTGACCGCCCAGGGCTCAAAACCGTCGCTGCCGGCCCACCGCGAAGTGCCTTTGGTGACGCCGCGCCAGCTGGCGCAGTGGCTCGAAGACGGGGAGCCGGTCGGTGTGTTCGATCTGACCTCCAGCGCCAACTACGTCGCCGGCCACATTCCCGGCGCGGCCTACGTACAGCGCGCCGAGCTCGCCCGCCTGCTCGGCGCGGATCGTCCCGAACGGGTGGTGCTCACCTGCGGCAGCAGCCTGCTCGCCGGCTACGCCGCCGCCGAACTGCTCGACCTCGGTTTCGATGACGTCGCGGTGCTCGATGGCGGCAACCAGGCCTGGCGTTCGGAAGGACTGCCGCTGGAGAGCGGTGAAACCCGCCTGCTCTCAGCTCGCCGCGACCGCTATCGCCGTCCCTACGAGGGTCACGACAATCCGCGCGAGGCGATGGAAGCCTACCTGGAGTGGGAATTCGGCCTGGTCGAGCAGCTCCAGCGCGATGGCACCCACGGTTTCAAGGTGCTTGGCCCGGCCTGA
- a CDS encoding LLM class flavin-dependent oxidoreductase, producing MPVEFIGFVGNHAGSESLAAEGAPLDLDYVETLAKAQEQGGFDRVLLAFHSNSPESLLVAQHVAAHTHRLGLMIAHRPGFNAPSIVARQLATLDHISRGRTAVHIITGGNDQELKADGDYLTKAQRYARAKEYLDILRAEWTSDEPFDYRGAYYRVDGAHSQIKPFDRGRGIPVYFGGASDEAIEVAGRHADIYALWGESLAQVDELLNRVREAARVHRRSPRFSLSLRPIIADTEEAAWDKARRILERARALRGDHAYAPPQNAGSQRLLEAAAKGERIDQRLWTGIAALTGAQGNSTALVGTPEQVSEAMLDYYDLGISTFLIRGFDPLVDAIDYGRELLPRVHAKVAERERATQVSAGLASA from the coding sequence ATGCCGGTTGAATTCATCGGTTTCGTCGGTAATCACGCAGGCTCCGAAAGCCTCGCCGCCGAAGGCGCACCGCTCGATCTGGATTACGTCGAGACCCTGGCCAAGGCCCAGGAGCAAGGCGGCTTCGATCGCGTATTGCTCGCCTTCCACTCGAACTCTCCAGAGAGCCTGCTGGTCGCCCAGCACGTTGCCGCCCATACCCATCGGCTCGGCCTGATGATCGCCCATCGCCCGGGTTTCAATGCCCCGAGCATCGTCGCCCGCCAGCTCGCCACCCTCGATCACATCAGCCGCGGCAGGACCGCGGTGCACATCATCACCGGTGGTAATGACCAGGAGCTCAAGGCCGATGGCGACTACCTCACCAAGGCGCAGCGCTACGCGCGCGCCAAAGAGTATCTCGACATCCTGCGCGCTGAATGGACCAGCGATGAACCGTTCGACTATCGCGGCGCCTACTATCGCGTCGACGGTGCGCACTCGCAGATCAAGCCGTTCGATCGCGGCCGTGGCATTCCGGTCTACTTCGGCGGTGCCTCCGACGAGGCGATCGAAGTCGCCGGCCGGCACGCCGATATCTATGCACTGTGGGGCGAAAGCCTGGCCCAGGTCGATGAGCTGCTCAACCGCGTGCGCGAGGCAGCGCGCGTCCATCGGCGCTCGCCGCGCTTCAGCCTGTCGCTGCGTCCGATCATCGCCGATACCGAAGAGGCGGCCTGGGACAAGGCGCGGCGGATTCTCGAGCGGGCTCGGGCGCTGCGCGGCGATCATGCCTATGCACCTCCGCAGAACGCCGGCTCCCAGCGGCTGCTCGAGGCGGCCGCCAAGGGCGAGCGGATCGACCAGAGGCTTTGGACCGGGATCGCCGCGCTGACCGGTGCCCAGGGCAACTCAACCGCGCTGGTCGGGACCCCGGAGCAAGTCAGCGAGGCGATGCTCGACTACTACGACCTCGGCATATCCACCTTCCTGATCCGCGGTTTCGACCCGCTGGTCGATGCGATCGACTATGGCCGCGAGCTGCTGCCGCGAGTACACGCCAAGGTGGCCGAACGCGAAAGAGCGACGCAGGTTTCGGCGGGGCTCGCCTCGGCCTGA
- a CDS encoding class II aldolase/adducin family protein, with product MSSATAQSPRPGFALHYRESSSDIEAERLHRKQRLAATFRLFARYGFDQGLAGHVTVRDPEFPERFWINPLGQHFATIRVSDLQLVDHQGEILIGDRPINNAGFVIHSAIHAAHPEVLAAAHTHSTYGKAWAALGRRLDPISQDACAFFDDHEVFDPFSGVVLEPSEGERLAATLGRRKALILKNHGLLTVGPTIEAAAWWFISMDNAARTQLLAEAAGEVQLIDEQTARLTASQVGTHKGGYFSFQPLYQWITQAEPELLD from the coding sequence ATGAGTAGCGCTACGGCACAATCGCCACGTCCAGGTTTCGCTCTGCACTACCGCGAGAGCTCGAGCGACATCGAAGCGGAGCGGCTGCATCGCAAGCAGCGCTTGGCGGCGACCTTTCGTCTGTTCGCACGCTATGGCTTCGACCAGGGACTCGCAGGCCACGTCACCGTGCGCGATCCCGAGTTTCCCGAACGTTTCTGGATCAATCCGCTTGGCCAGCACTTCGCGACGATTCGGGTCAGCGACCTGCAGCTGGTCGATCATCAAGGCGAGATCCTGATCGGCGATCGCCCGATCAACAACGCCGGATTCGTGATCCACTCGGCGATCCACGCAGCCCACCCGGAGGTCCTCGCCGCCGCCCACACCCATTCGACCTACGGCAAGGCGTGGGCGGCGCTGGGGCGCCGGCTCGATCCGATCAGCCAGGATGCTTGCGCGTTCTTCGACGACCATGAGGTATTCGATCCCTTTAGCGGGGTCGTGCTCGAACCGAGCGAAGGCGAGCGGCTCGCCGCCACCCTGGGCCGGCGCAAGGCGTTGATCCTCAAGAACCATGGGCTTTTGACCGTGGGACCGACGATCGAGGCGGCGGCCTGGTGGTTCATCAGCATGGACAACGCTGCGCGCACCCAGCTGCTCGCCGAAGCGGCCGGAGAAGTGCAGCTGATCGACGAGCAGACGGCGCGGCTGACCGCAAGCCAGGTCGGCACCCACAAAGGGGGCTATTTCAGCTTCCAGCCGCTCTATCAATGGATCACCCAGGCCGAGCCGGAGCTGCTCGACTAG
- a CDS encoding Fur family transcriptional regulator: MHCDHTASAEQLVDIAEQRCRELGVRFTPIRRRVFELVSDTPGGLKAYELLDRLSTEHASARPPTVYRALDFLMEQGLVHRIESQNAFVACPCPEPRPDHHGGFQLMICRACGRVEEMHRLEVTALMSQLVAEHGYTLERQTVELVGLCPDCRSAA; the protein is encoded by the coding sequence ATGCACTGTGATCATACGGCCTCGGCCGAACAGCTGGTCGATATCGCCGAACAGCGCTGCCGCGAACTGGGCGTGCGCTTCACTCCGATTCGCCGCCGCGTGTTCGAGTTGGTCAGCGATACGCCGGGTGGGCTCAAGGCCTACGAACTGCTGGATCGCCTCTCCACCGAACACGCCTCGGCGCGTCCGCCGACGGTCTATCGCGCGCTCGACTTCCTGATGGAGCAAGGGCTGGTCCACCGCATCGAGTCGCAGAACGCGTTCGTCGCCTGCCCCTGCCCCGAGCCACGTCCCGACCATCACGGCGGTTTCCAGCTGATGATCTGCCGCGCCTGCGGACGGGTGGAGGAGATGCACCGGTTGGAGGTCACCGCGCTGATGTCGCAGCTGGTCGCCGAGCATGGCTATACCCTCGAGCGTCAGACCGTCGAACTGGTCGGCCTCTGCCCAGACTGCCGCTCGGCAGCCTGA
- the hisI gene encoding phosphoribosyl-AMP cyclohydrolase — protein sequence MSAATFKALETAAPGDRLALDALLDAMPWNEDGLVPAIAQQYDDGEVLMVAWMNRDTLLETLRERRVCYWSRSRAKPWRKGESSGQVQQLVEAYLDCDGDTLLLKVDQTGPACHTGRRSCFYTRLDGDGGEVVSAPLIDPATLYGPR from the coding sequence TTGTCCGCCGCCACTTTCAAAGCCCTCGAAACCGCCGCTCCAGGTGATCGGCTCGCCCTCGATGCCCTGCTCGACGCGATGCCCTGGAACGAAGATGGCCTGGTTCCAGCAATCGCGCAGCAGTACGACGATGGCGAGGTGCTGATGGTGGCGTGGATGAATCGCGACACCCTGCTCGAGACGCTGCGCGAACGGAGGGTCTGCTACTGGTCGCGCTCGCGCGCCAAACCCTGGCGCAAGGGGGAAAGCTCAGGGCAGGTGCAGCAGCTGGTCGAGGCATACCTCGACTGCGACGGCGATACCCTGCTGCTCAAGGTCGACCAGACCGGGCCTGCCTGCCATACCGGCCGGCGCAGCTGCTTCTATACCCGACTCGATGGCGACGGCGGCGAAGTGGTCAGCGCGCCGCTGATCGACCCCGCGACGCTGTATGGCCCCCGCTGA
- the yidD gene encoding membrane protein insertion efficiency factor YidD gives MAPAEPSSRLVRWVSRPLIWLVRGYQYLISPLLGPRCRFWPSCSSYAIEAIETHGPLRGGWLALKRILKCHPWHPGGVDPVPSRPMRSRPMPSRKIPPRDEDGCDCHRRRR, from the coding sequence ATGGCCCCCGCTGAGCCCTCATCACGACTGGTGCGCTGGGTAAGCCGCCCGTTGATCTGGCTGGTCCGCGGCTATCAGTACCTGATCAGCCCACTCCTCGGTCCGCGCTGCCGCTTCTGGCCGAGCTGCTCGAGCTATGCGATCGAGGCGATCGAGACCCACGGGCCGCTGCGCGGGGGCTGGCTGGCGCTGAAGCGAATCCTCAAATGCCACCCTTGGCACCCTGGTGGGGTCGACCCAGTGCCTTCGCGACCGATGCGTTCAAGACCGATGCCTTCGAGAAAGATACCGCCGCGGGATGAAGACGGCTGCGATTGCCATCGGCGGCGGCGCTGA
- a CDS encoding SufE family protein: MSTEQAKAELIEEFGFFDNWMDRYQYIIDLGRELPPLPDEWKVAQYRIEGCQSNVWIHHQREGDVLHFDATSDAAIVAGLIAVVMRIYNDRSAEEILATPPDAFKQLGLEQHLSPTRNNGLHAMLAHIYQVAEREARG; encoded by the coding sequence ATGAGCACCGAACAGGCCAAGGCCGAGCTGATCGAAGAGTTCGGTTTCTTCGACAACTGGATGGACCGCTATCAGTACATCATCGATCTCGGCAGGGAGCTGCCGCCGCTGCCGGATGAGTGGAAGGTCGCGCAGTACCGGATCGAAGGCTGCCAGTCCAATGTCTGGATCCATCACCAGCGCGAGGGTGACGTACTGCACTTCGATGCCACTTCCGACGCGGCGATCGTCGCTGGCCTGATCGCGGTGGTGATGCGGATCTACAACGATCGCTCCGCCGAGGAGATCCTTGCGACCCCCCCTGACGCATTCAAGCAGCTCGGCCTCGAGCAGCACCTTTCGCCCACCCGCAACAATGGGCTGCATGCGATGCTCGCCCACATCTACCAGGTGGCCGAGCGCGAGGCGCGGGGCTGA
- a CDS encoding tyrosine-type recombinase/integrase, producing MTEPRGEVALRLPLEATGTGLMRPAPAGARIDAEHDVAAVGLWLAEYRLSPRTQRHYRKEAERLLLWLADHGLGLSELDRRRLADFEAFLADPRPSERWIGPTRRRSDPDWRPFRGPLGAASRRQSLVILQGMFAWLQEAGWVAHNPFRLVRDKGRRLDNRQGRVERYLERPLWSWLWHWIDQRAAAAPSGRPRFEAQRIRFVFAFAYLLAPRISEIAAARMSDFRLREGHWWWEVTGKGDKRAALPVPAEMLQALAVWRGELGLAAQPGAFEHEPLLRGLDGERPLGDNQLYRLIKAAFQAAAQALERRGDARPEQLAALRAATPHWLRHTSLTHQAQHGVELRYLAQSARHARLDTTARYLHTEAEEWQRQVSGHRLEPSG from the coding sequence GTGACCGAGCCCCGAGGAGAAGTCGCACTGCGCCTGCCGCTAGAAGCGACGGGCACCGGGCTCATGCGCCCCGCGCCCGCCGGGGCACGGATCGACGCCGAGCACGACGTGGCCGCGGTAGGCCTGTGGCTCGCCGAGTACCGGCTCAGTCCGCGAACTCAGCGCCACTACCGCAAGGAGGCCGAGCGGCTGTTGCTTTGGCTCGCGGATCATGGACTCGGACTCTCCGAACTCGACCGAAGACGGCTCGCCGACTTCGAGGCTTTTCTCGCCGACCCGCGCCCGAGCGAGCGCTGGATCGGCCCGACCAGGCGGCGCAGCGACCCGGACTGGCGTCCTTTTCGCGGCCCGCTCGGTGCCGCCAGCCGGCGCCAGAGCCTGGTGATCCTGCAGGGAATGTTCGCATGGCTGCAGGAGGCGGGCTGGGTGGCGCACAATCCGTTCCGGCTGGTCCGCGACAAGGGACGGCGGCTCGACAATCGCCAAGGCCGGGTCGAACGCTACCTGGAACGGCCGCTTTGGAGCTGGCTCTGGCACTGGATCGATCAGCGCGCCGCTGCGGCGCCCTCGGGGCGGCCGCGTTTCGAGGCCCAGCGGATCCGCTTCGTGTTCGCCTTCGCCTACCTGCTCGCACCGAGGATCAGCGAGATCGCCGCCGCCCGGATGAGCGACTTTCGTCTGCGTGAAGGCCACTGGTGGTGGGAGGTGACCGGCAAGGGTGACAAGCGAGCGGCGCTGCCGGTACCCGCCGAAATGCTTCAAGCGCTGGCTGTCTGGCGTGGCGAACTGGGGCTTGCGGCGCAGCCGGGAGCCTTCGAACACGAGCCGCTGCTGCGCGGCCTCGATGGAGAGCGTCCGCTCGGCGACAACCAGCTCTACCGGCTGATCAAGGCCGCCTTCCAGGCCGCGGCCCAGGCGCTCGAACGACGAGGCGACGCTCGCCCCGAGCAGCTGGCCGCGCTGCGTGCCGCGACGCCGCACTGGCTGCGCCACACATCGCTCACCCACCAGGCCCAGCACGGCGTCGAGCTGCGCTACCTGGCGCAGAGCGCACGACACGCACGCCTCGACACCACCGCGCGCTATCTGCACACCGAAGCCGAGGAGTGGCAGCGGCAAGTATCCGGCCATCGGCTCGAACCCAGCGGTTGA
- a CDS encoding amidase family protein has protein sequence MSEVWRLSATELATRIRGREISASEAAEAALSRLDQVNPAINAVVDHDPEQVLRCAREIDVRLAEGERLGPLAGVPITVKVNVDQQGFATTNGVKLQRELIAEQDNPVVANLKRAGAVIVGRTNTPAFSYRWFTDNLLHGATLNPRDPSLTPGGSSGGAAAAVTAGIGHLAHGTDIAGSIRYPAAACGVHGLRPSLGRVPAFNASSPERGIGPQLMAVSGPLARSVADLRLGLEAMASFDPRDPWWVPAPLTGPQVEKRVALCTHPDGMETAQVLVDALERAGAILAESGWQVERLERLPPLEEAAKLQVKLWMGDGFEAMWRAAERENDPGALAALDGQRQVAESLTLPDFSAALTRRASLIREWQLFLVRYPVVLLPNGAEPAFPNQLDLSGEEGYRRVWRSQMPQIGIPLLGLPALSLTTGLEGSVPVGVQLLSSRFREDLCLAAAEAIEAAGVPAAPIDPLV, from the coding sequence ATGAGTGAAGTATGGCGCCTCTCGGCGACTGAACTGGCGACACGCATCCGCGGTCGTGAAATCTCGGCATCGGAGGCCGCCGAGGCCGCGCTGTCCCGGCTCGACCAGGTCAATCCAGCGATCAATGCGGTCGTCGACCATGACCCTGAACAAGTGCTGCGCTGCGCCCGCGAGATCGATGTCCGGCTGGCCGAGGGTGAGCGGCTCGGACCGCTCGCTGGTGTGCCGATCACGGTCAAGGTCAATGTCGACCAGCAGGGATTCGCCACCACCAATGGGGTGAAGCTGCAGCGTGAGCTGATCGCCGAACAGGACAACCCGGTGGTCGCCAATCTGAAGCGCGCCGGTGCGGTCATCGTCGGGCGTACCAACACCCCGGCGTTCAGCTACCGCTGGTTCACCGACAACCTGCTCCACGGCGCGACCCTCAACCCACGCGATCCAAGCCTGACCCCGGGCGGCTCATCCGGCGGTGCCGCGGCGGCGGTCACCGCGGGCATCGGCCATCTTGCCCATGGTACCGACATCGCGGGGTCGATTCGCTACCCCGCCGCGGCCTGCGGCGTCCACGGGCTGCGTCCCAGCCTGGGCCGAGTGCCGGCCTTCAACGCCTCCTCGCCGGAGCGCGGAATAGGGCCGCAGCTGATGGCGGTCTCGGGCCCCCTGGCCCGCAGCGTCGCCGACCTGCGCCTCGGTCTCGAGGCGATGGCGAGCTTCGACCCGCGCGACCCCTGGTGGGTGCCGGCGCCGCTGACCGGGCCGCAGGTGGAGAAGCGGGTGGCGCTATGTACTCATCCGGACGGCATGGAGACCGCCCAGGTGCTGGTCGACGCGCTCGAGCGCGCAGGGGCGATCCTTGCCGAATCGGGCTGGCAGGTGGAGCGCCTCGAGCGCCTGCCACCGCTAGAGGAGGCGGCGAAGCTTCAGGTCAAGCTGTGGATGGGGGATGGTTTCGAGGCGATGTGGCGCGCGGCCGAGCGCGAGAACGACCCCGGTGCGCTGGCCGCGCTCGATGGTCAGCGCCAGGTGGCGGAGAGCTTGACCTTGCCGGACTTTTCCGCGGCGCTCACTCGCCGGGCGAGCCTGATCCGCGAATGGCAGCTGTTCCTGGTTCGCTATCCGGTGGTGCTACTTCCCAATGGGGCTGAGCCTGCGTTTCCCAACCAGCTCGATCTCAGTGGCGAAGAGGGCTACCGGAGAGTCTGGAGGTCGCAGATGCCGCAGATCGGCATTCCCCTGCTCGGGCTGCCGGCGCTTTCACTGACCACTGGGCTCGAGGGCAGCGTTCCCGTCGGCGTGCAGCTGCTCTCCTCGCGCTTTCGCGAGGATCTCTGCCTCGCCGCCGCCGAAGCGATCGAGGCCGCCGGCGTACCGGCGGCCCCGATCGATCCCCTCGTCTGA
- a CDS encoding nuclear transport factor 2 family protein, which translates to MTSQRPPLPPFDLDSAVLKVRKAEDAWNLQEPEKVALAYTPDSVWRNRAEFFSGRAAIIEFLTRKWQRELDYKLIKELWAFHANRIAVRFQYEWRDADGRWFRSHGNEQWEFDGDGLMRRREASINDVEIRPAQRRFTWGSGPRPDDFPGLTELGL; encoded by the coding sequence ATGACATCACAACGACCACCCTTGCCGCCCTTCGATCTTGACAGCGCTGTGCTGAAGGTCCGCAAGGCCGAAGATGCCTGGAACCTGCAGGAGCCGGAAAAGGTCGCGCTCGCCTATACCCCGGACAGCGTATGGAGAAACCGCGCCGAGTTCTTCTCCGGCCGTGCAGCGATCATCGAATTCCTTACCCGCAAGTGGCAGCGAGAGCTCGACTACAAGCTCATCAAGGAGCTATGGGCCTTCCACGCCAACCGCATCGCGGTACGTTTCCAGTATGAATGGCGCGACGCCGATGGCCGCTGGTTCCGTTCCCACGGCAACGAGCAGTGGGAATTCGATGGCGATGGCCTGATGCGTCGGCGCGAAGCCTCGATCAACGATGTCGAGATACGCCCGGCGCAGCGCCGATTCACCTGGGGAAGCGGTCCCCGTCCGGACGACTTCCCAGGCCTCACCGAGCTCGGGCTCTGA
- the cynS gene encoding cyanase yields MKRTELTEKILDAKRDGELSWKSIAETIGGYSQLYIMTALLGQMRLPPPQARKAAELFGLSAAEEKMLGEVPYRAEQSLVPPTDPTLYRFHEAMMVFGPTMKEYIHEEFGDGIMSAIDFDLSMEREPNEAGDRVRIVMSGKFLPYRYHQPEEGAPALGYKEK; encoded by the coding sequence GTGAAACGCACCGAACTGACCGAAAAGATCCTCGACGCAAAGCGTGACGGCGAGCTCAGCTGGAAGAGCATCGCCGAGACGATCGGTGGCTATTCGCAGCTCTACATCATGACCGCCTTGCTCGGCCAGATGCGCCTGCCGCCTCCGCAAGCGAGGAAGGCCGCCGAGCTCTTCGGCCTCAGCGCCGCCGAGGAGAAGATGCTCGGGGAGGTACCGTATCGCGCAGAGCAGAGCCTCGTGCCTCCGACCGACCCGACGCTCTACCGTTTCCATGAGGCGATGATGGTCTTCGGGCCCACGATGAAGGAGTACATCCACGAGGAGTTCGGCGACGGCATCATGTCGGCGATCGACTTCGATTTGTCGATGGAGCGGGAGCCGAACGAAGCAGGCGACCGGGTCAGGATCGTGATGTCCGGCAAGTTCCTGCCCTATCGCTACCATCAGCCGGAGGAGGGCGCACCCGCGCTGGGCTACAAGGAGAAGTAG
- a CDS encoding ABC transporter ATP-binding protein codes for MTAPPLAPTRTQRSDEMEIPMSANHKLISIEGIAKRYPSKGDAPLTIFEDIWLSIDRGEFVCIIGHSGCGKTTVLNILAGLDQPSSGVVIVDGKEISGPSLDRAVIFQGHALLPWMTVLGNVAYAVGARHPKWPRERVREHAMRFIELVGLTNSALRRPAELSGGMKQRVGIARALALEPKTLLMDEPFSALDALTRGTLQDEVRRICLDSGQTAMMITHDVDEAIYLADRIVLMTNGPQARFAEIVENTLPRERIRHDLHRLPGYYDIRNHLMDFLVTRSASFDDELSKGREWNARSVPRVRPTSGAAIPGNPGSPDCTASQFAASSHSASTHPTKDESP; via the coding sequence ATGACCGCACCGCCCCTAGCGCCCACCCGTACCCAGCGCAGCGATGAAATGGAAATCCCGATGTCGGCCAACCACAAGCTCATCTCCATCGAAGGCATCGCCAAACGCTATCCGAGCAAGGGGGACGCGCCGCTGACCATCTTCGAGGATATCTGGCTTTCGATCGACCGCGGCGAGTTCGTCTGCATCATCGGCCATTCCGGCTGCGGCAAGACCACCGTGCTCAATATCCTCGCCGGTCTCGATCAGCCCTCCTCGGGGGTGGTGATCGTCGACGGCAAGGAGATCTCCGGGCCTTCGCTGGATCGCGCGGTGATCTTTCAGGGCCATGCGCTGCTGCCTTGGATGACGGTGCTCGGCAACGTGGCCTATGCCGTCGGGGCTCGCCACCCCAAGTGGCCAAGAGAGCGAGTGCGCGAGCACGCGATGCGCTTCATCGAACTGGTCGGGCTGACCAACTCGGCGCTGCGTCGCCCGGCTGAGCTCTCCGGAGGCATGAAACAGCGCGTCGGCATCGCCCGTGCGCTGGCGCTGGAACCGAAGACGCTGTTGATGGACGAGCCGTTCTCGGCCCTCGACGCGCTGACGCGTGGGACGCTTCAGGACGAGGTGAGGCGAATCTGCCTGGACTCGGGCCAGACGGCGATGATGATCACCCATGACGTCGACGAGGCGATCTACCTTGCCGACAGGATCGTGCTGATGACCAACGGTCCCCAGGCGAGATTCGCCGAGATCGTCGAGAACACCTTGCCGCGGGAGCGTATCCGGCATGACCTTCACCGGCTGCCTGGCTACTACGACATCCGCAATCACTTGATGGATTTCCTCGTCACCCGCTCGGCGAGCTTCGATGACGAACTCAGCAAAGGCCGGGAGTGGAACGCGCGCAGCGTGCCGAGGGTTCGTCCAACCAGCGGCGCGGCGATACCCGGCAATCCCGGCTCACCGGACTGCACCGCTTCACAATTCGCTGCTTCATCACACTCGGCTTCAACCCACCCGACCAAGGACGAATCACCGTGA